One stretch of Streptomyces agglomeratus DNA includes these proteins:
- a CDS encoding TadE/TadG family type IV pilus assembly protein, which yields MRTFALRLRRAPSDRGALSLEAMVLFPVLIMVLLLVVAFGRVTSSHNAVDAAARNAARAASLERIGGSASSAGQATAREVLGQQGLQCTSTSVSISTGGFSARIGETSSTTATVTCVVNLSDIALPGLPGAKTLTSSFTSPIDSYRQRG from the coding sequence CGCTCTGCGGCTGCGGCGCGCACCAAGCGACCGCGGGGCGTTGTCGCTTGAGGCGATGGTGCTCTTCCCCGTGCTGATCATGGTGCTGCTGCTCGTGGTGGCCTTCGGTCGCGTGACGTCGTCCCACAACGCGGTCGACGCGGCCGCGCGCAACGCGGCCCGTGCCGCTTCCCTCGAACGAATCGGGGGGTCGGCGAGCAGCGCGGGCCAGGCGACGGCGCGCGAGGTGCTGGGTCAGCAGGGGCTGCAGTGCACGAGCACGTCGGTGTCCATCAGCACCGGCGGGTTCTCCGCGCGCATCGGTGAGACCTCGTCCACCACCGCAACGGTGACCTGCGTCGTAAATCTGTCCGATATCGCGCTGCCCGGGCTGCCTGGGGCCAAGACCCTGACCAGTTCGTTCACTTCGCCGATCGACTCGTACCGCCAGCGCGGCTGA
- a CDS encoding pilus assembly protein TadG-related protein — MKALAPRVRRALLSDRGSMSLFVLVTIVALLAVAALVVDGGGKLRARTHAEGVAHEAARAGGQAVDAGKAISGGGVSVDRNAAVAAARSYLSSAGVSGSVNVSEDGGSLEVTVNEHYQPIFLGSGSWSVTGQGRASLVYRG; from the coding sequence ATGAAAGCCCTCGCCCCACGCGTACGCCGCGCCTTGCTGAGTGACCGCGGCTCGATGAGTCTGTTCGTCCTCGTCACCATCGTGGCGCTGCTCGCCGTCGCGGCGCTCGTGGTCGACGGCGGGGGCAAACTGCGTGCCCGAACGCATGCCGAGGGCGTGGCCCATGAGGCGGCCAGGGCGGGCGGGCAGGCCGTCGACGCCGGGAAGGCCATCTCCGGCGGCGGGGTGAGCGTGGACCGTAACGCCGCCGTCGCTGCCGCCCGCTCCTACCTGAGCAGCGCGGGAGTCAGCGGATCGGTGAACGTCAGCGAGGACGGGGGCTCCCTGGAGGTCACCGTCAACGAGCACTACCAGCCCATCTTCCTCGGAAGTGGCAGCTGGTCCGTCACCGGCCAGGGCCGCGCGAGCCTGGTCTACCGGGGGTAG